One Kribbella sp. NBC_00662 genomic region harbors:
- a CDS encoding carbohydrate ABC transporter permease, with product MSTRTEMPTLPAAPPKPTKRTERRAARARRIRESRTDRIFLFCVYLLLAVFLVVVLAPLLYIVASSFSSPEAVSAGRVLFWPVDFSLRGYHAVFENPQIVQGYLNSLFYTVVGTIVSVTMTVAIAYPMSRRTLVGRNVVMTAILFTMLFTGGLIPTYLVVQSVGLLDTRWALIVPQAIGVWQVIIARTYFRTAIPEELVEAAELDGCGDLRFLWSVVIPLAKPMIAVVALMYAIMQWNSYFDALIYLKNPDLFPLQLVLRNILILNTTGGGAVDASVVIQRQQLADLLKYSLIVVASVPVLLIYPFVARYFTKGILIGAVKG from the coding sequence ATGAGCACCCGAACCGAAATGCCGACGCTGCCGGCAGCTCCGCCGAAGCCGACCAAGCGGACCGAACGCCGGGCCGCGCGGGCGCGCCGGATCCGCGAGTCCCGGACCGACCGGATCTTCCTGTTCTGTGTGTACCTGCTGCTGGCGGTGTTCCTCGTGGTGGTGCTGGCGCCGTTGCTGTACATCGTGGCCAGCTCGTTCAGCAGCCCCGAAGCCGTCTCGGCCGGACGGGTGCTGTTCTGGCCGGTGGACTTCTCGCTGCGTGGCTACCACGCGGTCTTCGAGAACCCGCAGATCGTCCAGGGTTACCTGAACTCGTTGTTCTACACGGTCGTCGGCACGATCGTCTCCGTCACGATGACGGTCGCGATCGCGTACCCGATGTCGCGTCGTACCTTGGTAGGCCGCAACGTCGTGATGACCGCCATCCTGTTCACGATGCTGTTCACCGGCGGCCTCATCCCGACGTACCTGGTGGTCCAGTCGGTCGGGCTGCTGGACACCCGGTGGGCGCTGATCGTCCCGCAGGCCATCGGGGTCTGGCAGGTCATCATCGCCCGTACCTACTTCCGCACCGCCATTCCCGAGGAGCTGGTCGAGGCGGCCGAGCTGGACGGCTGCGGTGACCTGCGGTTCCTGTGGTCGGTGGTGATCCCGCTGGCCAAACCGATGATCGCGGTGGTCGCGCTGATGTACGCGATCATGCAGTGGAACTCGTACTTCGACGCACTGATCTACCTGAAGAATCCGGATCTGTTCCCGCTGCAGCTGGTACTGCGGAACATCCTGATCCTCAACACCACCGGTGGCGGCGCGGTCGACGCGTCCGTCGTCATCCAGCGCCAGCAACTCGCCGACCTGCTCAAGTATTCGCTGATCGTGGTCGCCAGCGTTCCGGTACTGCTCATCTATCCGTTCGTCGCGCGCTATTTCACCAAGGGAATCCTGATCGGCGCTGTGAAGGGCTGA
- a CDS encoding ABC transporter substrate-binding protein: MSVKLSRRRRAAIAGTSLLALALAACSGGGSSDDSQGKPLPTISGNPAITLNVFSPQSADTNLATNDFTKLIKQKFNLTIKWQTTTFDGGPSKEKRQISLASGDYPDLYLLIPWVDQFSTADLLKLSNQGVVVPLNQLIDQYAPNIKKALDSTPEWKAMATAPDGKIYGIPQWVDCFHCSYPDKLWMNSAWLKKLGLEQPKTTEDLRKVLEAFKTQDPNGNGKADEIPLSANVRDNLIPYLMNAFIYDPQGQNNSGGNNTTLVLNNGKVDIQANKDGWRDGLKYINSLYKEGLIDKGAFTQNPDAMQQQGNHGGSVILGAGTVMHPGIFVTVGSADGRDKQYDAVPPLTGPSGANYASYVFPSIPGATFVLTSKATPEKQIQAIKMLDYIFTDEGQNNGQFGSEGKAWTKPGPGDVALDKSLKPSFKQIPLKPGSKPRNSGWGALAQYNNTAKYRNSEVIDTDIHSQAGYERKLFEATKLYAGHEDKAQIYPFWKVWIDPSLANEVATLQTNLENYIQQNSLQFVTGSKNIDTDWDAYVKGLDGLGLKRYLEIQQTAYDKIPNK, translated from the coding sequence ATGTCTGTAAAACTCAGTAGGCGGAGGCGCGCCGCGATCGCCGGCACCAGTCTCCTGGCACTCGCCCTTGCGGCCTGTTCGGGCGGAGGCAGCTCGGACGACTCGCAGGGCAAGCCGTTGCCCACGATCAGCGGGAATCCCGCGATCACGCTGAACGTCTTCTCGCCGCAATCGGCCGACACGAACCTCGCCACGAACGACTTCACCAAGCTGATCAAGCAGAAGTTCAACCTCACCATCAAGTGGCAGACCACGACGTTCGACGGCGGCCCGTCGAAGGAGAAGCGGCAGATCTCGCTGGCCAGCGGCGACTACCCGGACCTGTACCTGCTGATCCCGTGGGTCGACCAGTTCAGCACGGCGGACCTGTTGAAGCTGTCGAACCAGGGCGTCGTCGTACCGCTGAACCAGCTGATCGACCAGTACGCGCCGAACATCAAGAAGGCGCTGGACTCCACCCCGGAGTGGAAGGCGATGGCGACCGCCCCGGACGGCAAGATCTACGGCATCCCGCAGTGGGTCGACTGCTTCCACTGTTCGTACCCGGACAAGCTGTGGATGAACTCGGCCTGGCTGAAGAAGCTGGGCCTCGAGCAGCCGAAGACCACCGAGGACCTGCGGAAGGTGCTAGAGGCGTTCAAGACGCAGGACCCGAACGGCAACGGCAAGGCCGACGAGATCCCGCTCAGCGCGAACGTCCGCGACAACCTCATCCCGTACTTGATGAACGCCTTCATCTACGACCCGCAAGGGCAGAACAACAGCGGCGGCAACAACACCACACTGGTTCTCAACAACGGCAAGGTCGACATCCAGGCCAACAAGGACGGCTGGCGCGACGGCCTGAAGTACATCAACTCGCTCTACAAAGAAGGCCTGATCGACAAAGGCGCCTTCACGCAGAACCCGGACGCGATGCAACAGCAGGGCAACCACGGCGGCTCGGTCATCCTCGGCGCGGGCACCGTCATGCACCCGGGCATCTTCGTCACCGTCGGTTCGGCGGACGGGCGGGACAAGCAGTACGACGCGGTACCGCCGCTGACCGGTCCGAGTGGCGCGAACTACGCCAGCTACGTCTTCCCGAGCATTCCCGGCGCCACGTTCGTCCTGACGTCGAAGGCGACGCCGGAGAAGCAGATCCAGGCGATCAAGATGCTCGACTACATCTTCACCGACGAGGGACAGAACAACGGACAGTTCGGTTCTGAGGGCAAGGCCTGGACCAAGCCCGGTCCCGGCGACGTGGCGCTCGACAAGTCGCTGAAGCCGAGCTTCAAGCAGATCCCGCTGAAGCCCGGGTCGAAACCGCGGAACAGCGGCTGGGGCGCGCTGGCGCAGTACAACAACACCGCGAAGTACCGCAACTCCGAGGTCATCGACACCGACATCCACTCGCAGGCGGGGTACGAGCGCAAGCTGTTCGAGGCCACCAAGCTGTACGCCGGCCACGAGGACAAGGCACAGATCTACCCGTTCTGGAAGGTGTGGATCGACCCGTCGCTCGCCAACGAGGTCGCGACGCTGCAGACCAACCTCGAGAACTACATCCAGCAGAACTCCCTGCAGTTCGTCACCGGGTCGAAGAACATCGACACCGACTGGGACGCCTACGTCAAGGGCCTGGACGGCCTCGGCCTCAAGCGGTATCTCGAGATCCAGCAGACCGCCTACGACAAGATTCCCAACAAGTAA
- a CDS encoding alpha-L-fucosidase gives MPFDATFESLSTFECPDWFRNAKLGIWSHWGPQSVPRYGDWYARNMYREGTDQYRYHLRTYGHPSQFGYKDVVQLWKAEKFDPQDLMDRFVAAGARYFVAQAVHHDNFFNYESAIHRWNSVKVGPGKDILALWKAAADSHGLPFGITEHLGAALTWMSVNKGSDRFGPYDGADPASRDLYLDNSRYLQDVDVPDPWYSDDPAWHRHWLEAVTEMIDRYQPDLLYSDGPLPFGEATYEPGLRAVSHLYNTSARIHGANRAVYQQKDRRPEVSAVGMMDIERSQTPGIQPRPWQTDTSVGDWFYNVRDVYKTAGHVIELLVDIVSKNGNLLLNVPQQPDGSLDLECTRLLDDLGAWTKVCGEGIYGTRPFTVFGEGPSSVIIDGFTEDRVNWTSSDYRFTRRDNTVYAFQLSWPDDRRAVIHSLVGESVTGVRLLGHGPVPFEQAHGILVVQLPETAPLEVANCLAVEL, from the coding sequence GTGCCGTTCGACGCAACTTTCGAGTCCCTGAGTACGTTCGAATGCCCGGACTGGTTCCGGAATGCGAAGCTCGGCATCTGGTCGCACTGGGGTCCGCAGTCGGTCCCGCGGTACGGCGACTGGTACGCGCGCAACATGTATCGGGAGGGAACCGATCAGTACCGCTACCACCTGCGGACCTACGGGCACCCGTCGCAGTTCGGCTACAAGGACGTCGTACAGCTGTGGAAGGCCGAGAAGTTCGACCCACAGGACCTGATGGACCGGTTCGTCGCCGCGGGTGCCCGGTACTTCGTGGCGCAGGCGGTGCACCACGACAACTTCTTCAACTACGAGTCGGCCATCCACCGGTGGAACTCGGTGAAGGTCGGTCCGGGCAAGGACATCCTTGCGCTGTGGAAGGCCGCCGCCGATAGTCACGGGCTGCCGTTCGGCATCACCGAGCACCTCGGCGCGGCCCTCACCTGGATGTCGGTCAACAAGGGCAGCGATCGCTTCGGACCGTACGACGGGGCCGATCCGGCCAGCCGTGATCTCTATCTGGACAACAGCCGGTATCTGCAGGACGTCGACGTACCGGACCCGTGGTACAGCGACGATCCCGCGTGGCACCGGCACTGGCTCGAGGCCGTGACCGAGATGATCGACCGGTACCAGCCCGACCTGCTGTACTCCGACGGGCCGCTGCCGTTCGGCGAGGCGACGTACGAGCCTGGTCTGCGCGCGGTGTCACACCTGTACAACACGAGTGCCCGGATCCACGGCGCGAACCGGGCGGTCTACCAGCAGAAGGACCGCCGGCCCGAGGTGAGCGCCGTCGGGATGATGGACATCGAACGGAGCCAGACCCCAGGCATCCAGCCTCGGCCCTGGCAGACCGACACGTCGGTCGGCGACTGGTTCTACAACGTCCGCGACGTCTACAAGACCGCCGGCCACGTGATCGAACTGCTCGTCGACATCGTGTCGAAGAACGGGAACCTCCTCCTCAACGTGCCACAACAGCCCGACGGCAGCCTCGACCTCGAATGCACCCGACTGCTCGACGACCTCGGCGCTTGGACGAAGGTCTGCGGCGAGGGCATCTACGGCACCCGGCCGTTCACAGTGTTCGGTGAAGGACCGTCGAGCGTCATCATCGACGGCTTCACCGAGGACCGCGTGAACTGGACGAGTTCCGACTACCGGTTCACCCGCCGCGACAACACCGTCTACGCGTTCCAACTGTCCTGGCCGGACGACCGCCGCGCCGTGATCCACAGCCTCGTCGGCGAGTCCGTGACCGGCGTACGTCTCCTCGGCCACGGACCCGTACCTTTCGAGCAGGCTCACGGCATCCTGGTCGTCCAGCTACCCGAAACCGCTCCCCTCGAGGTCGCCAACTGTCTCGCCGTCGAGCTGTGA
- a CDS encoding bifunctional polysaccharide deacetylase/glycosyltransferase family 2 protein, with amino-acid sequence MSRPVARRAKPVPLRTHWIVLTMLLVCLASMLLLNGYTHHMFGAEPDGAVKSAGGSGAVPRSILKGGPVIDAGAGAPRSVSPQARTIALTFDDGPDPVWTPKVLDLLRAQHVHATFFVVGTAVAAHPELARRIVAEGHQIAVHSFTHANLSTVAGWRRALELRQSQLILAGATGVSTTLLRPPYSSEPNALTDRDWAALQQIRDAGYLSVLTTQDSEDWRRPGTEQVIANSMPRSSAGQVLLMHDAGGDRSQTVEALSKLLPRLKARGFRFATVSDAVGLPDPTHQAGLLERGRGLAVIWAMRISDAVLSVLTWLLYAAGALSVLRAITTVVAARRHARMRDWSWGPPDAGPVTEPVSVIVPAYNESAGIEAAIRSLVASDHPIEVIVVDDGSTDGTADLVEALGIPGVRVIRQANAGKPVALNTGLQAARFELIVMVDGDTVFEPDAVRQLVQPFAEPSVGAVSGNAKVGNRGGLLGRWQHIEYVIGFNLDRRLFDLAECMPTVPGAVGGFRRTALERIGGLSDVTLAEDTDLTMALCRDGWRVVYEESAVAWTEAPASLGALWRQRYRWCYGTLQAMWKHRGAMVQRGRAGKFGRRGLTYLMLFQVLLPLLAPVVDVFAIYGLVFLNPVRVLAVWLGFVLLQLGMGFYAFRLDGERAGPLWTLPLQQFVYRQLMYLVVIQSVFTALAGTRLHWQRMQRYGSLQAPLDVQP; translated from the coding sequence GTGAGTAGACCGGTAGCGCGGCGGGCCAAACCGGTCCCGCTGCGGACGCACTGGATCGTGCTGACGATGCTGCTGGTCTGTCTGGCCAGCATGCTGTTGCTCAACGGCTACACGCACCACATGTTCGGCGCGGAGCCCGACGGCGCGGTGAAGTCGGCCGGCGGGTCCGGCGCGGTACCGCGGTCGATCCTGAAGGGCGGGCCGGTGATCGACGCCGGTGCCGGTGCACCGCGGTCGGTGTCGCCGCAGGCCCGGACGATCGCCTTGACCTTCGACGACGGGCCGGATCCGGTGTGGACGCCGAAGGTGCTGGATCTGCTGCGGGCACAGCACGTGCACGCGACGTTCTTCGTCGTCGGTACAGCGGTCGCGGCGCATCCGGAGCTGGCGCGGCGGATTGTTGCCGAAGGCCACCAGATCGCCGTACACAGTTTCACGCACGCGAATCTGTCGACCGTGGCCGGTTGGCGGCGCGCGCTGGAGCTCCGGCAGAGCCAGCTGATCCTCGCGGGCGCCACCGGAGTCAGCACGACGCTGCTGCGGCCGCCGTACTCGTCGGAGCCGAACGCGTTGACCGACCGCGACTGGGCGGCGCTGCAACAGATCCGGGATGCCGGGTACCTGTCGGTGCTGACCACCCAGGACAGTGAGGACTGGCGTCGTCCCGGGACCGAGCAGGTGATCGCCAACTCGATGCCGCGCAGCTCGGCCGGGCAGGTGCTGCTGATGCACGACGCCGGCGGCGACCGTAGCCAGACAGTCGAGGCGCTGAGCAAGCTCTTGCCCCGGCTGAAGGCACGCGGGTTCCGGTTCGCGACGGTCAGCGACGCCGTCGGCCTGCCGGATCCGACCCACCAGGCCGGTCTCCTCGAGCGCGGCCGGGGTCTCGCGGTGATCTGGGCGATGCGGATCAGCGACGCTGTCCTGTCGGTGCTCACGTGGCTCTTGTACGCCGCCGGCGCGTTGAGTGTGCTGCGTGCGATCACCACTGTCGTCGCTGCTCGGCGGCATGCCCGGATGCGCGACTGGAGTTGGGGACCGCCTGACGCCGGACCGGTGACGGAGCCGGTCAGCGTGATCGTTCCGGCGTACAACGAGAGCGCGGGAATCGAGGCGGCGATCCGGTCGCTGGTGGCCTCCGACCATCCGATCGAGGTGATCGTCGTCGACGACGGCTCGACCGACGGTACGGCGGATCTCGTCGAGGCGCTCGGCATCCCTGGGGTCCGGGTGATCCGGCAGGCGAACGCGGGCAAGCCGGTCGCGCTCAACACGGGGCTGCAGGCGGCACGGTTCGAGCTGATCGTGATGGTGGACGGCGACACGGTGTTCGAGCCGGACGCGGTGCGGCAGCTGGTGCAGCCGTTCGCGGAGCCGAGCGTCGGTGCGGTGTCGGGCAACGCCAAGGTCGGCAATCGCGGTGGACTGCTCGGGCGCTGGCAGCACATCGAGTACGTGATCGGGTTCAACCTTGACCGGCGATTGTTCGACCTGGCCGAATGCATGCCGACGGTCCCGGGCGCGGTCGGCGGGTTCCGCCGTACGGCGCTGGAACGCATCGGCGGGCTCAGCGACGTGACTCTGGCGGAGGACACTGATCTGACGATGGCCTTGTGTCGCGACGGATGGCGGGTCGTCTACGAGGAGAGCGCGGTGGCGTGGACCGAGGCGCCGGCGTCGCTCGGTGCTCTGTGGCGGCAGCGGTACCGCTGGTGCTACGGCACGCTCCAGGCGATGTGGAAGCATCGCGGCGCGATGGTGCAGCGGGGTCGGGCCGGGAAGTTCGGCCGCCGCGGCCTGACCTATCTCATGCTCTTCCAGGTCCTGCTTCCGCTCCTCGCTCCGGTGGTGGACGTCTTCGCCATTTACGGCTTGGTGTTCCTGAACCCGGTGCGGGTGCTGGCGGTCTGGCTCGGCTTTGTCCTGCTGCAGCTGGGGATGGGCTTCTACGCCTTCCGCCTCGACGGCGAACGCGCCGGCCCGTTGTGGACCCTCCCACTCCAACAGTTCGTCTACCGCCAGCTGATGTACCTGGTCGTCATCCAGTCGGTCTTCACCGCGCTGGCCGGCACCCGCCTCCACTGGCAACGAATGCAACGCTACGGCAGCCTGCAGGCCCCACTCGACGTCCAGCCCTGA
- a CDS encoding plastocyanin/azurin family copper-binding protein codes for MSMSPAAPAGAAVSTNTVDIKEFAFGPQSVTVKVGTTVTWTNDDQDPHTVTSQNGSGPLKSSTLQKGDKFQYKFTKAGTFDYLCTIHPFMTGTVVVTA; via the coding sequence ATGTCGATGTCACCGGCGGCTCCCGCCGGTGCCGCGGTCAGCACCAACACGGTGGACATCAAGGAGTTCGCGTTCGGGCCGCAGAGTGTCACCGTCAAGGTGGGCACCACGGTGACCTGGACGAACGACGACCAGGATCCGCACACGGTGACCAGCCAGAACGGCAGCGGCCCGCTGAAGTCGAGCACGCTGCAGAAAGGCGACAAGTTCCAGTACAAGTTCACGAAGGCCGGCACGTTCGACTACCTGTGCACCATCCACCCGTTCATGACCGGAACGGTGGTGGTCACGGCATGA
- a CDS encoding metallophosphoesterase — translation MSVEDDHSPEGMTRRQLMRHTAWFGAAVVLTVTGGEVISQIARPGEQPVALAKDPNALRFVQISDSHLGFKGTANAAVEQSFADAIQQINALPYRSDFVVHTGDLTHLSTPAQFDQVKQMMGGLNTGHVFTVPGEHDSIDDHGQKYRKAFGKGTVGDGWYSFDLGGVHFISLVNTLSLESLGHLGKDQVEFVRQDTAKLSADTPIVVFSHIPLFALYPKWGWGTDDATQALSYLKRFSSVTCLNGHIHQLFTKTEGNITFHSATTTAYPLPRPGERPAPTPVTLPAGKLKDALGIREVQYVEGNDRLAIKDVKLA, via the coding sequence ATGAGCGTCGAGGACGATCACAGCCCGGAGGGGATGACGCGTCGGCAGTTGATGCGTCATACCGCCTGGTTCGGTGCGGCGGTGGTGCTGACCGTGACCGGGGGCGAGGTGATCAGCCAGATCGCGCGTCCGGGCGAGCAGCCGGTGGCCCTCGCGAAAGACCCGAACGCCTTACGGTTCGTGCAGATCAGCGACAGCCATCTCGGGTTCAAAGGCACCGCGAACGCCGCCGTCGAGCAGTCCTTCGCGGATGCGATCCAGCAGATCAACGCGCTGCCGTACCGGTCCGATTTCGTCGTCCACACCGGTGATCTGACCCACTTGTCGACGCCCGCGCAGTTCGACCAGGTCAAGCAGATGATGGGGGGTCTGAACACGGGGCACGTGTTCACCGTGCCGGGCGAGCACGACTCGATCGACGACCACGGTCAGAAGTACCGCAAGGCCTTCGGCAAGGGGACCGTCGGGGACGGCTGGTACAGCTTCGACCTCGGCGGGGTGCACTTCATCTCGCTGGTGAACACGTTGAGTCTGGAGAGCCTCGGGCATCTCGGGAAGGATCAGGTCGAGTTCGTCCGGCAGGACACCGCGAAACTGTCCGCGGACACCCCCATCGTGGTGTTCAGTCATATCCCGCTGTTCGCGCTGTACCCCAAGTGGGGTTGGGGAACCGACGACGCCACCCAGGCGCTGAGCTACCTGAAGCGGTTCTCCTCGGTGACGTGTCTGAACGGTCACATCCACCAGCTGTTCACCAAGACCGAAGGCAACATCACCTTCCACAGTGCGACCACCACGGCGTACCCGCTACCGCGGCCGGGTGAGCGGCCCGCGCCGACCCCGGTCACGCTGCCGGCCGGAAAGCTGAAGGATGCGCTGGGCATCCGCGAGGTCCAGTACGTCGAAGGCAACGACCGGCTCGCGATCAAGGACGTGAAACTGGCATGA
- a CDS encoding FAD-dependent oxidoreductase has product MKMSRAVVLGGSVAGLLTARVLSEHFERVVIVERDELSGEWAGDPVADPREREVRRGVPQGRHAHGLLAAGLNVVEELFPGATEELVAAGVPSGDVLGNIRFCTNGFRLRQVPIGMTALSFSRPYLESYLRSKVFALPGVEVRCGVDIIGVDTDVAATRVTGAFVQERGATRLEAVPAELVVDATGRGSRAPRWLADLGYERPREEQLHVDLAYVSRHYAVDPALLDGDIAIIIGPSAAAPRGGAVMLQEAGRAVITLYGILGDHAPLDDAGYRAYARRLPLPYVADIVEASIPLDDPVKFRFPGSVRHRYDEARRFPKGFVVVGDALCSFNPMYGQGMSVAGVEALRLGEALTRGGAEGFDALRFFRDVRPVIDIPWQIATGGDATLPGVDGPRDARSRMVNRYLDRLYAVAAYDEVVSKAFSRVTNLLDPPAALLRPAIAARVLSPVRRTRWNGSDRGANATRNRHQAGRI; this is encoded by the coding sequence ATGAAGATGTCTCGAGCAGTGGTTCTCGGGGGCAGCGTCGCCGGGTTGCTGACGGCGCGGGTGCTCAGCGAGCACTTCGAGCGAGTGGTCATCGTCGAGCGTGACGAACTGAGCGGGGAGTGGGCCGGGGATCCGGTCGCTGATCCGCGCGAGCGGGAGGTACGACGCGGCGTGCCTCAGGGCCGGCACGCGCATGGATTGCTCGCGGCCGGGCTGAATGTCGTCGAAGAGTTGTTCCCGGGAGCGACCGAGGAGTTGGTCGCGGCCGGGGTGCCGAGTGGCGACGTACTGGGCAACATTCGGTTCTGCACGAACGGATTCCGGTTGCGTCAGGTGCCGATCGGGATGACCGCGCTGTCGTTCAGTCGCCCGTACCTGGAGAGCTATCTGCGATCGAAGGTGTTCGCGCTGCCGGGCGTCGAGGTGCGGTGCGGTGTGGACATCATCGGTGTCGACACCGATGTCGCCGCGACGCGCGTGACCGGAGCGTTCGTACAGGAGCGCGGAGCGACCAGGCTGGAAGCCGTCCCTGCCGAGCTCGTCGTCGATGCGACCGGACGTGGGTCGCGGGCTCCGCGGTGGCTGGCCGACCTCGGCTACGAGCGCCCCCGGGAGGAGCAGTTGCACGTCGACCTCGCGTATGTGTCGCGGCACTACGCCGTCGACCCGGCGTTGCTCGACGGCGATATCGCGATCATCATCGGGCCGAGCGCGGCGGCGCCTCGCGGCGGGGCGGTGATGCTGCAAGAGGCCGGCCGGGCGGTCATCACGTTGTACGGGATCCTCGGCGATCATGCGCCGCTCGACGATGCCGGGTACCGGGCCTACGCACGGCGGTTGCCGCTGCCGTACGTCGCCGACATCGTCGAGGCGTCGATACCGCTCGACGACCCGGTGAAGTTCCGCTTTCCCGGCAGCGTCCGGCATCGGTACGACGAGGCGCGGCGGTTCCCGAAGGGGTTCGTGGTGGTGGGTGACGCGCTGTGCTCGTTCAACCCGATGTACGGACAGGGGATGTCGGTCGCGGGAGTCGAGGCGCTCCGTCTCGGCGAAGCTCTGACCCGCGGCGGTGCCGAAGGGTTCGATGCGTTGAGGTTCTTCCGGGACGTCCGTCCGGTGATCGACATTCCGTGGCAGATCGCGACCGGCGGCGACGCCACACTGCCCGGCGTCGACGGTCCGCGCGACGCCCGCTCCCGGATGGTGAACCGCTACCTCGACCGGTTGTACGCCGTCGCGGCGTACGACGAGGTGGTGTCGAAGGCGTTCAGCCGGGTCACGAATCTGCTGGATCCGCCCGCGGCGCTGCTGCGTCCGGCGATCGCGGCTCGGGTCCTCAGCCCGGTGCGACGTACACGGTGGAACGGATCGGACCGAGGAGCGAACGCCACGAGAAATAGGCATCAGGCCGGACGGATCTAG